One part of the Lycorma delicatula isolate Av1 chromosome 7, ASM4794821v1, whole genome shotgun sequence genome encodes these proteins:
- the cos gene encoding kinesin-like protein costa encodes MEPNIEVAVRIRPPIHSNHLVEDICLYADPYTKEIILANQMSFYVDYALPLEINQSQLFDSIILPRIDYMLQGYNVSFIAYGHVNSGKTYSILGPGLHCALSETTYGILPRSGREIFNKLLAFRQQFGLQFKVFVSFIEICNEEPKDLLASNNVQFGNNNNISFKTNERGLTVLCGIEEVECHNVSELFNCLRLGMSYRKTARTNLNSASSLSHCVVIIKVEQRWLSNQGQLETIISQAMFVDLAGNEQMFLMSPIDSNPVQQTTVGNMGLGVISAIIASFSGQWLPSSPFTQSLLFPLLKDSFIGSIKTLLICCLSPSSTDYSETLNSLRLIDHIHTLNKYSFVRETIKFSANNVNNDYKNIDNSEEGNNSIKGREINGNGNANGDPFGLEFAASQWLKLVANAEGLFNKLVTNDMPEDAREQIEEWLCLKQECEECFGLESRAGNVQNHTGRSLERIEEVTETDTKSKSGRSSDDSDSDGIATETDSVEGEIDDNENNGSDNINGQDEDNDYGEDDGEDDGEEEDDDDDDYGGGNANGDEDDYLDNDKSRNCNKRAVEQELFYSSHGVDFVEKLDQLMDQFRFATDKTIGNIINKVSKKELPDDKDVSFFKPLPNTRSNGRRKSILPGENQFCLSNLSLNPEENVIDDDISSFKKKTNDEDCTDKNSINDKLEENGDIVLVLDISSITKQTKFTVEPEKEFRLLSANNDIKQSQLGLANLDLEAASKRIDELQSMIKIKEQFIEEMIKNSGARISAKAKFQRKHTRLEEEYFKARTQLAKAEKALNHEEGNPNLENEVQKYKTLAAQYEKRLQDIEMIKQIAGDSAKKVLELENSLHNSKRKMQKLKKQLKKEEEHKYCLEKELMEDQKRIKQLEEKYKLQSDKLKSKTNEDSDDTGNEEKRLKWIAEEEERLMNLQLSSQKLQEQLQEKQTMLERRESFLKEKLSEEKSMSKSLLHVSARISHLEQILKEKSTNLEQADDLDTKEALRHEIRNLRKTRDCLVEQRRNLDAKFNKDKVLTTVEERKFLECDEAIEAIDATIEYKNELMCGRKGLVGEVENGEREKGEEMLLARLMKLSPMEMRILLYKYFQKVIDLRESGRKMETQIAELDRQAETQAWKIQALSNALQQAHLESERRLIAAQKEHQEKLHLIFRHFADESSGHSSGADNVEKCCRQNKALKQRVLELEAMLYKARNSQYSRGASNSNAQETEQATPTTQLNIPQHNLKQLQGGSSSHTTKVTRQKNKLIIQQQKTKKK; translated from the coding sequence atggaaccAAATATTGAAGTTGCTGTCAGAATTCGGCCACCAATTCACAGCAACCATTTGGTTgaagacatatgtttgtatgcaGATCcatatacaaaagaaattattttagctAATCAGATGTCATTTTATGTTGATTATGCACTGCCATTAGAAATTAACCAAAGTCAGCTGTTTGACAGCATTATACTACCAAGAATTGATTATATGCTTCAGGGTTATAACGTTTCATTTATCGCATATGGCCATGTTAATTCTGGAAAGACTTATTCCATACTTGGTCCTGGTTTACATTGCGCTTTGAGTGAAACTACGTATGGTATACTTCCGAGATCTGGTAGAgagatatttaacaaattattagcaTTTCGTCAGCAATTCGGTTTACAGTTTAAagtatttgttagttttattgaaatatgtaatgAAGAGCCTAAAGATTTATTGGCCTCTAATAATGTTCagtttggtaataataataatattagttttaaaacaaatgaaagagGTCTGACTGTTTTATGTGGTATTGAAGAAGTTGAATGCCATAATGTAAGTGAATTATTTAATTGTCTCCGATTAGGTATGAGTTATCGTAAAACAGCAAGAACGAATTTAAATTCTGCTTCAAGTTTATcacattgtgttgttattataaAAGTTGAACAAAGATGGTTAAGTAATCAAGGGCAGCTAGAAACTATAATATCACAAGCGATGTTTGTTGATTTAGCTGGCAatgaacaaatgtttttaatgagTCCAATTGATTCAAATCCAGTACAACAAACAACTGTTGGTAATATGGGTTTAGGTGTTATATCGGCAATAATTGCATCATTTTCAGGACAGTGGTTACCTTCATCACCTTTTACCCAATCATTACTTTTTCCTTTACTTAAAGATTCATTTATTGGCTCCATTAAAACGTTATTAATCTGTTGCCTTTCACCTTCATCAACAGATTACAGTGAAACATTAAATAGTTTACGTTTAATAGATCATATACATACACTTAACAAATATTCTTTTGTCagagaaacaattaaatttagtgctaataatgtaaataatgattacaaaaatattgataattcagAAGAaggtaataatagtattaaaggCAGAGAAATTAATGGAAATGGAAATGCAAATGGTGATCCATTCGGTTTAGAGTTTGCTGCATCACAGTGGTTAAAATTAGTAGCCAATGCTGAAGGGTTGTTTAATAAGCTTGTTACTAATGATATGCCTGAAGATGCTCGTGAACAAATTGAAGAATGGTTATGTTTGAAACAAGAATGTGAAGAATGTTTTGGTCTTGAATCAAGAGCTGGTAATGTTCAAAATCACACTGGTAGATCTTTAGAAAGAATTGAAGAGGTTACTGAAACAGATACTAAAAGTAAATCAGGTAGATCGAGTGATGATAGCGATTCAGATGGAATAGCAACTGAAACAGATTCTGTTGAAGGAGAAattgatgataatgaaaataatggaagTGATAATATAAATGGTCAGGATGAAGATAATGATTATGGTGAGGATGATGGTGAGGATGATGGTGAGGAggaggatgatgatgatgatgattatggtGGTGGCAATGCTAATGGTGATGAGGATGATTATCTTGACAATGACAAGAGTAGGAATTGTAATAAAAGAGCTGTTGAACaagaattattttacagttcACATGGTGTTGACTTTGTCGAAAAATTGGACCAACTGATGGATCAATTTAGGTTTGCTACAGATAAAACAAttggtaatattataaataaagtttccaaaaaagaatTACCTGATGACAAAGATGTATCATTTTTTAAACCACTACCTAATACACGATCAAATGGACGAAGAAAAAGTATTTTGCCTGGAGAAAATCAGTTTTGCCTTAGTAATCTGTCATTAAATCCAGAAGAAAATGTTATAGATGATGACATAAGCAGTTTTAAAAAGAAGACAAATGATGAAGATTGTActgataaaaattctattaatgatAAATTGGAAGAGAATGGTGATATTGTGTTAGTTTTAGATATCAGTAGCATTACAAAGCAAACAAAATTTACGGTTGAGCCTGAAAAAGAATTTCGTCTCCTTTCtgcaaataatgatataaaacagAGTCAACTTGGTTTAGCTAATTTAGATTTAGAAGCAGCATCAAAACGAATTGATGAATTACAGtctatgattaaaataaaagaacaatttattgAGGAGATGATTAAAAATAGTGGTGCAAGAATATCAGCTAAagcaaaatttcaaagaaaacataCAAGATTAGAAGAAGAATACTTTAAAGCAAGAACGCAGCTGGCTAAAGCCGAAAAAGCTTTGAATCATGAAGAAGGAAATCCAAATTTAGAAAATGAagtgcaaaaatataaaacattagcaGCACAGTATGAAAAACGATTACAAGATattgaaatgataaaacaaattgctgGTGATAGTGCCAAAAAGGTTTTAGAATTGGAAAATAGTTTACATAATTCTAAACGTAAAATGCAAAAACttaaaaagcagttaaaaaaggaagaagaacaTAAATATTGTTTAGAGAAAGAATTAATGGAAGATCAAAAACGTATAAAACAGTTggaggaaaaatataaattacagtcTGATAAActcaaaagtaaaacaaatgaagATAGTGATGATactggaaatgaagaaaaaagactTAAATGGATTGCAGAAGAAGAGGAAAGACTGATGAATTTACAGTTATCTTCGCAAAAATTACAAGAACAGCttcaagaaaaacaaaccatGTTGGAAAGACGTgagtcatttttaaaagaaaaattatctgaaGAAAAAAGCATGAGTAAAAGTTTACTGCATGTTAGTGCAAGAATTTCGCATTTAGagcaaatattaaaagaaaaatcaacaaatttggAACAAGCTGATGATTTAGATACTAAAGAAGCATTGAGGCATGAAATaagaaacttaagaaaaactagAGATTGTTTGGTTGAACAAAGAAGAAATTTAGATGCTAAATTTAACAAAGATAAGGTATTAACAACAgttgaagaaagaaaatttttagaatgtGATGAAGCAATTGAGGCAATAGATGCAACTATtgaatacaaaaatgaattaatgtgTGGAAGAAAAGGATTGGTCGGTGAAGTAGAAAATGGTGAACGAGAAAAAGGTGAAGAAATGCTTTTGGCTAGATTAATGAAACTTTCTCCCATGGAAAtgagaatattattatataagtattttcaaAAGGTTATTGATCTCAGAGAAAGTGGTAGGAAAATGGAAACACAAATCGCTGAATTAGATAGACAAGCTGAAACACAAGCTTGGAAGATTCAAGCTTTAAGTAATGCTTTACAGCAGGCCCATTTAGAATCTGAAAGAAGATTAATTGCAGCTCAAAAAGAACATCAAGAAAAATTGCATCTTATATTCAGACATTTTGCAGATGAAAGTAGTGGCCACAGTTCTGGTGCTGATAATGTTGAGAAATGTTGCAGACAAAATAAAGCATTGAAACAGCGTGTATTGGAACTTGAAGCAATGTTATATAAAGCAAGAAATTCACAATATTCAAGAGGAGCATCGAATTCAAATGCTCAAGAGACCGAGCAGGCAACACCAACTACTCAGCTGAATATACCACAACATAATCTCAAACAGCTGCAGGGAGGATCATCATCACATACGACAAAAGTTACACGTCAGAAGAATAAGCTAattattcaacaacaaaaaactaaaaaaaagtag